aaaaaaaaagaattagaatcAACATAAAGTTGGAGGTTTTTTATgggataaaaataatttaggataTAGTTGGGACTaaaactaaaatttgaaatttttagggtATCAGATTGTTTTTGTGTGAGCCTCGAAACAaacaatttaaacttaaatatgaatgggaaaaaaaaagttaggtcCATTGcgaaaaatgaaggaaaaaacaagaaaaggtaGGGCGCTTTTCCGGACACGTTCGGTGTTTCTCGGCCAGCATCGATTTCTCGACCAAGTCTACAAATCCACACTGATCGTcacatgtcttcttcttcctccgatGCGAAATCGCCGTTCGACGTCTTCCTCAGCTTCAGAGGCGAGGACGTCCGCCGTGGCTTTCTCGATGACCTCCACTGGGCTCTGCTTCACAGCGGCATCAACGCCTACATTGACAGCGAGAACTTGAGGCCCGGGGCGCGAGATCCCGCTGGCGCTCACGAAGGCCATCGAGGAGTCGCGGATCGCCGTGCTCGTCTTCTCTGAGGACTACGCTTCGTCTTGGTGGTGCCTGGACGAGTTGGTGAAGGAAGTAATGGAGTGGAAGAGGCTCAAGGGGACACCCGGCGTTGCCCGTGTTCTACAGAGTGGAGCCGAGGGAgatttgaggagagagagagagagagttgtagCAAGGCTTTGGCCAGGCACGTGGAGAAATTGGGAAAGGAGGATTCTGAGAAGAGGTGAAGAAAGGGAGGAAAGCCCTGATTGAAGCCACCAACTTGTCCGTGGTTGGCATTGTTATGTCGATGGGTAATTCACAATATTCCTGTTCGACCCTATAAAAGAATATTGAATTCACTAATCTGTTAAGACATACGAAAGGCTTCTCTAGAAAATAGTCTAGAATATCAACATGTTCAACATACCATCACACAAATTTCAAAAGGCTTCAATAAATTCATATGATTATTATGGGGTAAAAAGAGACCTCCAAGGGCATCCTATGAAATGTGAATGATCACATTCTATAAAACCGGACGAGACAATCAAGAATGAGAATTTCTTAAATCAAAAAATGACAACTATGATTGGCTCAATTTATGAGTATTTGGGCATTGATTATTGCGTCCACTTTTCATCATCGAAGTCATCACAACTACTCTTGATGTATCTATGCTTTCGCCATCGGTCCTTCCTCCACCATTGTAATCAACAAGCCTTTTTACTTCACCAAGTTCCACTTCATCACAGACATTATAGACGGAAACGAAACCTTCCACTCAGGTCAGAGTTGGATACCATCACATTTTCATCTTCTACTCTTCTTGAAATTCTCCCAAACTTGCTATTGGTGTGAACACCTTGAAATTGATTGTCAGTGCTAGAATGTGTTATGAGGGGGGCTTTGGAGCTAAAAGAGTTGATCCTCTaagattttcttttccacttAATCCGTCAAGGCATCATCGTCTTGCTTGACAAATTGCTTCAATATGGTATAGCGATTGATGCACCCATGAAAGAAGAAACGCGGACCCCTGAAATGGCATAACTTAGCAGAAATGGATActtttaagtgccataatttacgaaatatacacttaagtgccaaaattgtaaaaaatgaaatcaatgcTAATCGGTCAAATTGCATACATTGCATTTTTCCGGCAAAGCGAGTGtaaaatgatgccgttttgtacgctgacgtggccaaataatgcaaaaaacgTGTGTTTTGggttgacatggtaaaaaaaaaatataaaaattaattaaattaaaaaattaaatttagttaaaatatttaaaaataataattttaaaaattttaaaattaaaaaaaaaggggggagggggagggggggggggaggcGGGCAGCCACCATCGCCGGCTAGGGGCCTCCCCGCCGTCTCCAGAAGGGTCGCCGCACGGAGGGAGGAGGCTCGACCGGGCCGCCGGGCCCTAGCAAGAGGCCGGCAACCTCGGCCGCCGATGGCGAGGGTCGCAAACCCATGGCGGGTGGCGGCCGCGACCTTCGCAAGCGAGTGGCGAGGATTGCTCAGATCGTCCGAGCTTGCACCCTCGAGCCTCCCGATCTAGGGCAAGGGTGTCGGTGCCCCcacccccccctttttttaattttttaatattaaaattattatttttaaatatattaactaaatttaatttaattaatttttatattatttttttttaacgttaGCCCAAAACAACGctatttttgcattatttggtcaCGTCAACTtgcaaaacggcatcattttgcaCTCGCTTTGctaaaaaaattgacacattaGCGTTTTGGCTTAACTTTTACcaaaatggcacttaagtgatccatttttcttcgaatgtggcacttaagtgtacattttgtaaattatggcacttaagtgtcccttttaTACCAAATTATGGCACTTCTGCCCATGAAAGAAAGAGTTCATACTTTCCCTTATGTGTGAAAGACATTTTCGCCCAAAAACTGACTTTCACGCAAACAGGAACTCCAGGATATAAGCTCATTATGTATGGATTAACCATGACTAGATAGTAAATAAATGGACCAAGCGTTTGAACTTTCCGAAGAAGGATCAATTCATACGGGCTTCTTCATGAACTAGATAGTAAGTATATGTAATAACTTTCATACACCGACAGTGAATGAAATCATTTACTTCTAGTAATTTGAATGATGTTAACTCGAGTTTAACCACTAGCGTGGCAGTAATATTAAATCAGAAAAGTTTCTTAAAACCTCATAATTGCTAAATTGTCGCAAAAATTTTGGTAGTTTCGCTAGTCATTGtccaaaaacaaaacattttacaattttctTCCATATCTTGTTATGGCATTGAAATTCCGATTCTCAGAGAATTCTTTTGGGTTAAAAAAGGTTTTTCAGTTCttaatatgcattttttttccatccaTGGCCAACAGATATCCCTTATATTACCCTTAAACCacgaaaaaaattcaaagaagaagaagaaggtgcgCAGTATCAAACATTCGGACTGATACTTCTTCAACTTCGAAGCAAAATGGCCGTTCGACGTCTCTCAGCTTCAGACGCGAGGACGACCGCCCCTGCTTCCTCCCTCACCTCGACGGGGCTCTGGCTCAAGTAGGCATCAGCGCCTCCATCGACAGCGACGACTCGAGGCCCGGGGCACGAGATCTCGCCCGCGCTCATGAGGGCCATTGAGGAGTCCCGAATCGCCCTCCTTGTCTTCTCTGAGAACCACGCTTCGTCCGGGTGGTGCTTGGACGAGCCGGTGAAGGTAATGGAGTAGAAGAGGCTCAAGGGGACAGCTGGTGTTGCCTGCGTTCCACGGAGTGGAGCCAAGGGAGATTTgaggagggggggagagagacagagagttaTGGCAAGGCATTGGTCTGGTACGAGGAGAAATTGGGAAAGGTGGATTCTGAGAAGGTGAAGAAATGGAGGCAAGCCCTAATTGAAGCCGCCCATTTGTCCGGTTGGCATTATTATGTCGATGGGTAATCAGAGTATTCCTGTTCGACCCTGTGGAAGAATTGGTAATTCTCTAATCTGGTTGTTATATGATGGCATCGATTAGTGCGTTAGAGTCATGTTTTGGAATGTTACAGAGTGATTGTTTACTTCGTGTTGGTTTTAGTTAGTCCGATGGATCGTATATTGCCATTTATTCCCATTCTCATTGCTACTTTGTTTTGGTGGAAATGAGAACAAGTATCATGACTATAGTAGGACGAGTACCCCTGAGTGTGCCCAAGTATCCCATCAGTATAGGTTGCCGGGTTGAAAATATAAACTCGTTGTTAAGTACAGGCTTGGATGAGGTTCGGATGATAGGAATACGGGAACTGGGAGGTATAGGGAAGACCACCATCGCTAAAGCTGTCCATAACAGTATGGCTAGTCAGTTTGGTGGGTGCGGCTTTCTTGCAAATGTTAGAGAAACTTCTAGTAAACCTGATGGCCCAGTTCATTTGCAAAAAGCACTCTTATCTGAgatattttggaaagaaaacttAGCAGTCTTGAGTGTGGATGGAGGTGTTGGTTTGATATGAGATAGACTTTGCTGCAAGAAGATTCTACTTGTGCTTGAATGTGTGGATCATGGGGACCAGTTAGATGATTAGATACAGAGTGAATGGTTTGGAAAAGGGAGAAGGATCATCATTACGACAAGAGATCACCATGTACTAAATTTTCATGGGGCAGATCAGGTATATGAAATTAAAACATTGGATCAAGGTGAAGCTTTTGAACTTCTGCGTCCatttgcttttccaagaaaCTAGATAAAAGACATAAGCAGGGATTTCATAGATAATATTTTGGGCTATGCTAATGGCCTTCACTTAGCAATTGTGTTGTTGGGTCCCTTTTATGTGGTAGAAGTAGAGGGGAATGTGAGAGTACATTAGGTAAACTTGCTGAAAGTCCtaataaagatataaacaatgTTCTGAAGAAAAAGTTTGGTGCGCTGGAAAACAATGAGGAGGACATATTTTTTTGACGTTACTTGCTTCTTTAAGAGGAGGGATAGTCATTATGTAACCACAGTTCTTGATGGTTGTGGTTTAAAGACATTAATTGGGATTCAAACTTTAATAGAGAGATCTTTAAAGAACATCCATAATCAGAGAACAGTACAAATGCATGACTCGATTCAGTTGATGGGTCAGGATATCATGAAACAAGAGTGTTTAGATGACCTTGGGAAATGGAGTAGATTATGGTGCTGCAATGAtgtttttgaagtatttttggaGGATATTGTGAGAGCTTCTCATGACACCATTGATAATTTtgtcttctttaatttacaCGCCGTTACCTAATTCGGGTAGTGTagtaataattattttcttttcctcgatAGGGAACCAATGCTGTTAGAGGCAAAGTGCTGGACTTGCCAACACAAGTAGAGCTAGACATCAATCCGAGTGCTTTCACACATATGAGGAGACTGAGATTGCTCCTATTTCTAAATGCACAGCTTAGCGGAGATCCCGTATATCTTCCTAAAGATTTAAGGTGGCTTGAATGGCCTGAATATCCTTTATCAACTCTAAGGTTGGTGCTAGTCTAAAGAAACTTGTTTGGTTTGATGTGCATAACAGCAGGATTAAAGAATTAGGAGATAATTTAAAAGTACATCATACATGCTTTTATTGTCGGTTTCCATTTTAGGTGCCTTTCATAAagtgaaatttatcaaaatcttGTTCAGctgttctttttaatttgcaGCATTTTAGAAATTTGAAGTTCCTAATTTTCAGCTGCTGTAAGTCTCTAATTAGTGTTCCAGACTTCTCAAAGGTGCCAAATTTGGAGGCAGTGAACTTAAGTGGGTGCTTGAACCTCAAGGTGCTTCCAAGCAAACCAAAGCTGAAATATCTTTAAAACTTGATGTAACTAGCTGCTCTTGTTAGTAGGTCTGCGTTGATATCTATCATAATCTTATCTTGTTGGTAGGTCTGCATTGATAtctatttgtctttttttccccctcaaaTATAGTATGTTGTTTGTTTTTATGTTGCTCTAGTAGCGACTTGTGGTCTTCACAGGTTTAGAAGTTCCATGGTTGGATCGTTGAAGTCAATTCTTGAAAACAGTAATTAGCAGGAGACTCTAATCAAGCCTAACATATTACgagagacagcagaccaaggGGGGAGAGtttgtgtttgtatttgaaaaTATGTGAAATTCTTGTTATGTGCCACTTGAGAAGGTAACGTTGTTGGAGTTGtgaatatttttcctttctgtaTACTACTAGAAAGAATGATGTGAACATGACTTTGTTTTCTTAGTAATGAGAGATTAGAAATGAGAAACTAAGTTTCAGATGGATGGCCTCAATTGAATGTCAACTGATCCCATGTTTATAATGCATCAATTGTGGGTGCACAGATGGACAAATTCTTGCATGCTAGAATTGCTCGGACGGATGACCTACACATCAGAGATGGTGGGTAGCTTTGTTGAGTAAATGGTACTCAGAGAGGGCATGAATCCAAGAAGCTCACTCTCTCTACAAAGAAATGGGTGGTGATTCTAAGAATCACATACAGACAAAAGGCTTCTCTAGAAAACAATCTAGAACATTCTTGTACAATCAAACTTTAGGATTTTCCAAGTCTCAACTGTTGATCACGaacaaaaattaagaatctctctctcttcacctaTAAGAGATTCCTTTACCTTCAACATCACTCCTTTGTCCCGTGGAAAATAGCTAATTACACAAATCACTATGTGAAATGAATGCTTATTAGTTGAATGTattgatcaataatttttaattttaaaaagttgtgTTGTGATCCTCAAAAGATTAATAGTATAATAAGGTTGACAATGTCCCATGGTTTAGTcctgttaaataaaaaaaaaaatcatgaattagTATTAAGAATATAAAcataccatttaaaaaaaaaaaaattcaaacgaCTTCATAAATGCACAAgattaaaatatagaaaaaggaTACCTCAAAGAATCTTATGAAATGTCTAAGATCAGAAATCTATGTAAACGAATATGACAATCATATATGAGAATTTCTTAAATTGAACGAAGATAAGTATGATTGGCTCATGTTGAGTGTTGCGGCATTGATTATCAAGTCCAATCCTCACATAGGTACGAGTTGTCCTAGATGAACATACTTTGACCGTTATTTACAAAGCACAAATGTTGTATAGAATATTCTCAAATAGAAGATTAATTTATGGACGAAAGGACCTTCCCCACATTTAAATAGTTTCTGctggaaaagaagaagctttTGGTAGATCATGTATGCTAGCCGACAGTGCACTTAAGTTACCCACTAGTGAGTCATACAAAAACCATTTTAAGAAtgaagataatttttataatacaaagcaaaaactgTAAGCGTCGAGActccatttttatttcctttttggctCCATGAACTCCCGAAAACATGAGAGTACCACCAAATAAGAAGTCCATTTTATGATatgaaatagagaaaaaggaTATCAATAAATTTACAATTACCATTTTCAAAACTacatctttgcttttcttgcttttctttcgCTTAGTCTGTCGAGCCTTAGTCTTTTGCTTCTTTACTCTATCAATATGACCTATTTTTCATTCCTTCCATTTTGAAGTGGGACGCCCTTTATGTCGAGTGATAAGTTGAAATGCAGAATATCGACCTAATTTTTcaggaacatttttcatgatatgCCCTAAGCATCATTGATGCTTAGGACCAGGGAACCGATGCTCAACTGCATTTTGCATTGCCTTGTCCTAGTCTGTGATAGCAGCGAATGGTGCTCGTCCTCCCATTCGAAAGAGACAGTGATTTGAACAACCAAACGAATGTGTTAGTATCCTCATTCACACTCATGAAAGGGGCGAAAGGCATCTCATATTGATTGGTCAAATATATAGTATCAAAGGTTACTACTTCATCAAAACTTTCATATAATGCCCAAGTTCTTCCACCTGCCAAGGAAACATTCTTTAACCTGGGACTATCATCCAGCTCCATCACATAGAAAAAAGgtcatttcttttttgcatCCTAACAAACAGTTATGATTGGCTTCGCCATCTTCAATTCCAAGTCTTAACTTTCTTTGCCTTCTCACCAAAGGTAAGATTTTCATTCCCTCCTGCCTCAACAACAAACAAGTTAAAGTTTGTTGATCCTTATACTAGCTGTAGATACATAGACTTTTTCCATGAAGAGAACATGCAAGAATTAAGTATTTTACCTTATGATCATCTGCATTTTTCTAGCTCCTCCTAGAGACACCCAATCCCACTTGTTTATGCATCTTTTATCGTTCTCTAATAGATCCTCCAAAGAATAAAATAACTCACATTCCCACGGTTTTAATCACATTTGCTTCGtcgatttgattttattttgtttcatcACCAGTAGCTTCTGTTTCACATTCTTCACCATCAAATAGCGTGTCATCGTTTTACACTTGTAATGGTGACACGAAATCTtcttgtgtttggtaaaatcatagaaagaaaaaaattcagtatGACAATTAATTAGAAATATAGATAGACAGAAGATCATAATCCCtgatttttccaaataagataTGATGCAATAGTAGTTTTTTCGTACAATCCTAGACCGACACTGTAGCTAATCTATTAGAACAACTTGTGCATTCTGAAAATAGAAGCATATGGCGCACGAACTATATGCAGATTAAAGTCCTTTAACCACGTCTTCGATTTAGTCAAAACATTATGATTGGTGGATGGAGGAGACAAAATAGGTACGACCCATCTCAGGCAAGCACAAATTATAGACGTAGNNNNNNNNNNNNNNNNNNNNNNNNNNNNNNNNNNNNNNNNNNNNNNNNNNNNNNNNNNNNNNNNNNNNNNNNNNNNNNNNNNNNNNNNNNNNNNNNNNNNTAGCGGCTATATACCGCCGTAAGGTGACGAACGGCTGACGGGGTTCCCtggattacaaaaaaaaaaacgtatctAAGAGTAAAGTTCCCTTTGCTATGCTGGTCGGGCTCTGATTGCGATTTGCTTGTGTCTAGCAATTTGTGTCCTGCTATTGTGGTAAATGGAGGAACCAGGGGAAGTAGACAATCGCCTCGCTGTATTATGCAAGAGATTAGGCAACCTGAGGACATAAGTTGATGCCCCTCCACGAGATAGAGTGATCTCTAAGGCAATCCTAGATGAATGCAATAGAACAGTGTTCGATAAGCTATATTCAGGTGGAGATATCAATTTTCAGGCTTTTCTTAGCACAATGAAAAGAGTTTGGAAGGTAGATTTAGTTACCTTTACGCAGCGTGAATCGGGTAtacttttcttttacctttgaatctgagatggacaaagCAAGATTGTTAGTGAATAGTCCATAATCTTTTGCAAGCAATTTATTGATCCTTAAACCATCGGAACCTAATAAACCTGCGCAATGTTATAAGTTTACCAATTGTGCATTCTAGGTTCAAGTTCATGGCCTCCCTATAGAATGGTGCTCTGAGGAGGTCGTGGCTCATATAGCCAAAACCCTAGGCTGTgtaaaagaagtaaaagtggAGAAGAATGGAGTGTCATTTCAGAAGGTGGGTAGAGCAAGAGTAGAGCTTGATCTTGATACACCTTTAAGTCCAAGCACTTTATATAATATAGGAGGGGAAAGTCTGGTTGGATTTTAAGTATGAGAGATTACCTCGATTTTGCTATTCTTGTGGAAAAGTTGGGCATTTTGCTACCAATTGTGAAGAAGTTCCCTTTGATGAAGCAAAATATGAAGATAAGAGCAGCAACAGGTTTGGACATTGGTTAAAAGTAGAGGCTAAGGAGACCAGCCatttttggcatattttttatggtgatagGGTGGGTGAACAAGAGGAACATAGAGCAAGAAACCCTCCAACTCAAAACACTCAAATAGTCATATTTACCGGATAGCAAACTGCAACAACTTTCACAGTAGCAACTCAACCACAAAACAGGGCACAAGTGGATGTTATAGTTACCTGATCACCAAGAGGAACAGCACCaggggaaaggaaaaagcaTAATGAATATTGAGGAGGATGAACATCGGCTAATGGTGGCTGAGAAACCATCGTCCTAGATAAAGAAAGCTAGATCAAAAAAGGAAAGCAGAATTTTAAAGAGCTCACTAGCAAAGAAATTAAAGAGGTACACCCCATATGACTCTATTCCTATAGAGTTGGTGAATTTTGATAAAGCAAAACTGCAAGAAACTCCCATTAGTCTTTTGGATTACACTACAGGATGGGTTTTGGTGGCTAGCCCGAATAAGCCACCGGTTTACAAATGAGAATATTGTGTTGGAACTATCAAGGATTGGGCTCACCACTGACAGTTCAAAATTTAAGAGTCATTATGGCTCAGGAAAGGCCTGATTTAATTCtgttaatggaaacaaaaaacaaagaaaatgtgatttttcgTAGTAGGAGACAAGTGAAATTCAAACACAGCTTTGTGGTGAACCCAATAGGAATTGCGGGAGGGTTAGCGATAATATGGAATGAAGAAGTTTACGTTGTGGTAGAATCTCATTCCCAAGAAATGATTAACTTGATATGTGAAGATCATAATAGCCGAAACAAGATGTTGATTACTTGTGTGCATGCTCCAAATCTCTTTCGGGAAAGATTACAATTATGGGATAAAATGAGACAAACCAGTCATTCGAACAGTTTACAATGGGTTTGTTTAGTGGATTTTAATGAAGCACTTTACTACTAGGAGAATGTGGGCACTAGGATGGCGGAAAATTATAGAATGCAGGCTTTCCAAAACTGTTTACATGACTGTGTGCTAATGGAAATAGACTGTAAAGGGTGTGCATTTACCTGATCCAACAGCAAAGAAAGGGTTGATTTGGTTAAGGAAAAGCTGGGTAAGGTGTTTTGTTCTTTAGAATGGAAGCTCATGTTCCCAGAAGCATAAGCGTACGCTCTCCCAGCAGTCAGGTCAGACCATAATCCTCTCCTACTTGCGAGCAGCGCTGAATctgtaaaaaagaagaagagaatttcaATTTGAGGCTTTTTGGACTGAAGTTACAGAATGTAGAGAAGTAGTTGAACAAGCATGGCATTCTCACACTCCTCATGAAGTAGGCCTAAGAGACAAACTTCAGGCTCTAAGTTATGCTTTGAAAGCATGGAGTAAAATGAAGTTCCCAAATAGCCAACTTCGCATATCAATCTTGAAGCAAGAGCTTCAATCCTTAACTAATGATACAAGCTTGCCTCAAGACTTATAGGATAAAGTtcttaaaagaagaaattgaaacttTGTGGAG
This region of Eucalyptus grandis isolate ANBG69807.140 chromosome 8, ASM1654582v1, whole genome shotgun sequence genomic DNA includes:
- the LOC108954331 gene encoding uncharacterized protein LOC108954331 isoform X3: MQATAPSVDPSPSDPPTLIFKVPAARASHVSGIRLSTPKNVVVSLLPDLPEGDSISMQSKDKGGVYVWSFPCFLGKDSALLASRRGLWSDLTAGRAYAYASGNMSFHSKEQNTLPSFSLTKSTLSLLLDQDDGFSATISRCSSSSIFIMLFPFPWCCSSW
- the LOC108954331 gene encoding uncharacterized protein LOC108954331 isoform X2 — encoded protein: MQATAPSVDPSPSDPPTLIFKVPAARASHVSGIRLSTPKNVVVSLLPDLPEGDSISMQSKDKGGVYVWSFPCFLGKDSALLASRRGLWSDLTAGRAYAYASGNMSFHSKEQNTLPSFSLTKSTLSLLLDQLSLSRTMVSQPPLADVHPPQYSLCFFLSPGAVPLGDQIQR
- the LOC108954331 gene encoding uncharacterized protein LOC108954331 isoform X1; this translates as MQATAPSVDPSPSDPPTLIFKVPAARASHVSGIRLSTPKNVVVSLLPDLPEGDSISMQSKDKGGVYVWSFPCFLGKDSALLASRRGLWSDLTAGRAYAYASGNMSFHSKEQNTLPSFSLTKSTLSLLLDQLSLSRTMVSQPPLADVHPPQYSLCFFLSPGAVPLGDQGTSSQLVAKCPTFPQE